CCGAAAAAAACAAGCAGGAAAAAAAAGACATGAATGATTTCATTCACCAGCTTGCGGCGTGTTTTGTCGGTTTGGCAGGTGGAATTGCAGTAGGGAGCGGTATGGTTGCTTTTCTGATTGTTCTGGATATCATTCCCCGTCTTGTACAGCTAAGCCGTTCTCCGGGTATGATCCGTTGGTACGAAGTATCTGTGATTGCAGGATCTTTCTTATTTACCGTCTTTGATTTTTTTGATTGGCGGATGAAGATTGGTATTCTCCCGGCAGGTATATTTGGATTATTTGCCGGCGGGTTTATCGGGATGTTGGCGGCCGCCCTGACTGAGATTATAAATGTACTGCCCATTTTGGCAAAACGCATAGGGATTGAAGGATACATGGTCGGGCTTCTAATGGCTATGGTGCTCGGAAAAGTGTTAGGTTCATTGTTTGAATGGTTAATTTTTTGAATCCATTTCTTTTTTATGAAATTTATTCTTTTAACAGTTTATTTTATCAAGGGATCAGCAGCTGGAAAACTGGAGCATTTCTTGATTAGTGGGAGTTGATATGATGCGTAAACTGATGGATGAAATTCGAAAAAGCAAACCCCGTAAGCGCTTGGTTATCCCTCCTAGGGAGAATGAAATTGAGATAGACCCTCAGGGAAACATTATGCCCAAATTAACTTCTTCTTCCGTCATGCCGGAGGAGGTGGGCCATTCGTCTTCTCATCAAGATTCAAAATCGGGTTCAGATTCAAAAAATAAATCAACGGATGATTCTTCCAAAGAAGGGGATAAGGAAGAAAATTTGGATAACGATAAAACTCCCGTACTTTCAACTTTAGACGAAATAAAGCAGTATCTTGAGCAGGAAACGGGATTTAATTCGTCCTTTGATCTGATTATGAGGGAAATGGTATTCGGTTCTGTTAAGGTAGGAATATTTTACGCCAATGGTTTTGCCAAAGACTCGGTACTCACCGACATTATTACAAGGTTGTCCTATGCACCGGAAGAAACGATCGGCAGGAACCCTCTGTTTGCCATTAATGAGCTGCTCCTCCCGCACATTCAGGTGAAACCTTACTCCACGATGGCCGAAATTATCGGTCAGGTGCTATCTGGATCAACTGCCATATTTATTGAAGGGGAATCCACTGCCTTAGCCGTAGATGCCAAAGTCTTTCCGGCGCGAACAACGGAAGAACCTGATTTGGAGCGTGTTGTTAGGGGGGCCCGGGACGGCTTCGTAGAGACTCTCCTCACAAACGTAACCTTAATTCGGAGAAGGATTCGCGACCCTAAATTAAAGCTTGAGATTATGCAGGTAGGTCGCCGGACGAAAACGGATGTATGTATGGCTTATATCGATGATATTGCTGATCCTGAACTTGTTAAGGCGATGCGCTCTAAAATAGAGGAATTACAGGTTGACGGGCTCCCGCTTGCCGAGAAAGAATTGGAGGAAATGATAATCCCCCAACCTTTTAATCCTTATCCTACCGTAAGATATTCAGAGCGGCCTGATGTCATCGCCACACATCTTCTTGAAGGGCATGTTGCAGTTGTAGTGGATACGTCTCCCAGTGTCATGATATTGCCGACCACCTTTTTCCATCATGTACAGCATGCCGAAGAATATAGGCAGAACACATTTATGGGGACCTATCTGCGTTGGGTACGTTTCCTGGGTATTTTGGCTTCTTTGATCCTGCTGCCTTTATGGTATTTGATGGTGATTGATCCTATTCATAAGCCGGAGGCAATTTATTTCATAGGCCCTGAAAAAACAGGAGATATCCCTATCATTATGCAGTTCATTATTGCTGAACTTGGAATTGATCTGCTCCGTATGGCTTCCGTGCATACCCCTTCACCACTTACGGTAACAATGGGCTTGGTAGCCGCGATATTAATTGGGGAGATTGCTGTCAAAACCGGGTTGTTTATAAATGAGGTCATTTTGTACTTCTCAATTGCATCCATCGGCATGTTTTCAACTCCGAGCTATGAGTTGGGGCTGGCTAACCGGATAGCAAGATTGCTTTTTCTGATTGCTGTTTCTTTCTTTAAGGGACCGGGATTAGTGGTAGCTGTTACCTTTTGGCTCCTTTATCTGACCTTACTCCGTTCCTACAATTCTCCGTATATGTGGCCGTTCATCCCATTTAATGCCATGGGGTTTTATTCGATCCTGATCCGGCGACCCATTACGAATAATAAAACCAGACTCAGCCTGACCAAGCCAATCGACTCAACCCGCCAGCCTTCAAAACAGGAGAAATCCCCGGATTCTTCAGGGAAT
This Paenibacillus larvae subsp. larvae DNA region includes the following protein-coding sequences:
- a CDS encoding spore germination protein encodes the protein MRKLMDEIRKSKPRKRLVIPPRENEIEIDPQGNIMPKLTSSSVMPEEVGHSSSHQDSKSGSDSKNKSTDDSSKEGDKEENLDNDKTPVLSTLDEIKQYLEQETGFNSSFDLIMREMVFGSVKVGIFYANGFAKDSVLTDIITRLSYAPEETIGRNPLFAINELLLPHIQVKPYSTMAEIIGQVLSGSTAIFIEGESTALAVDAKVFPARTTEEPDLERVVRGARDGFVETLLTNVTLIRRRIRDPKLKLEIMQVGRRTKTDVCMAYIDDIADPELVKAMRSKIEELQVDGLPLAEKELEEMIIPQPFNPYPTVRYSERPDVIATHLLEGHVAVVVDTSPSVMILPTTFFHHVQHAEEYRQNTFMGTYLRWVRFLGILASLILLPLWYLMVIDPIHKPEAIYFIGPEKTGDIPIIMQFIIAELGIDLLRMASVHTPSPLTVTMGLVAAILIGEIAVKTGLFINEVILYFSIASIGMFSTPSYELGLANRIARLLFLIAVSFFKGPGLVVAVTFWLLYLTLLRSYNSPYMWPFIPFNAMGFYSILIRRPITNNKTRLSLTKPIDSTRQPSKQEKSPDSSGNNNQKS
- a CDS encoding stage V sporulation protein AB, translating into MNDFIHQLAACFVGLAGGIAVGSGMVAFLIVLDIIPRLVQLSRSPGMIRWYEVSVIAGSFLFTVFDFFDWRMKIGILPAGIFGLFAGGFIGMLAAALTEIINVLPILAKRIGIEGYMVGLLMAMVLGKVLGSLFEWLIF